The genomic stretch CTATCCCCGGCGGCATCAATAAAAATCTCAGCCTAGAAGACCGGGATGCCTTTTTGAACGGGATTAACGGCAACCCTGATCTCTCGGCGGATAAAATGATCGAGTGGTCGGAAGCGGCCCTTGCCTTGCTGCTGGACTATCACAGCAGCCATACGGAGTTCCTTGACGGTTTTGCCGCCTTTTCCTCCAACCACCTGTCGCTGGTTCGCCCAGATGGGGCCTTGGATCTCTATCACGGCATCATTCGTGCTGTTGATCCTGAAGGAAAACGGATTGTCAATGACGTGGACAGCCGGGATTATCTGGATGTGGTGGAGGAAGAGGTTCGTTCCTGGAGCTATATGAAGTTCCCGTATATTAAGGAACTGGGGCCGAAGGAGGGTTGGTACCGGGTTGGTCCGCTGGCCCGCCTCAATGTCTGCGATTTCATTCCCTCGCCCAAGGCGCAGGCAGCCTTTGAGCAGTTCCGCGCCTACACCAAGGGCAAGCCCAATCATATGAGCATGCATTACCACTGGGCACGCCTGATCGAGACCCTACATGCAGCAGAGATGATGAAAGAGCTACTCCTTGATCCGGATCTCCAGGGCACGGATCTGGTCATCAAGGGCGAACGTTGCGGCGAGGGCATCGGCCTGCTTGAGGCCCCCCGAGGCACCCTGTTCCACCATTATCAAGTCAATGAGCAGGATCTGATCACCATGTGCAATCTCATTGTCTCGACCACCAATAATAACGAGCCCATGAACCGGGCCGTCAACAGTGCCGCTGTTGCCCAGATGACCGGCAAGGCCGAGATCACCGAGCCGATGATGAACGCTGTTGAAGTGGCCATCCGGGCCTATGACCCCTGCCTGAGCTGCGCAACCCATGCCATGGGGCAGATGCCTTTGGAGGTCACTCTGTACGATGCCGCCGGAGCTGTGGTTGATCAGCAAAGGAAGGGTATGTGAAGGCAATTCCTTCAATGCTTGTCTACGGTTTTGGGAATCCGGGCCGGGAAGATGACGGGGCCGGGGTCGCTCTGGCAGAACGCATTCGGGCAGCAGCCCTGCCCGGCGTGACCACGGACAGTAATTATCAACTCAATGTGGAAGATGCCCTGCTCCTCAGCGAGCACGACCTCGTTATCTTTGCCGACGCCACCCGCTCGCCGGTTGACCGCTTTAGCTTCTATCGCCTGCAACCCGACCCCTCTGTCTCCTTTACCACCCATGCCATGTCACCGGGCTCGGTGCTGGCTCTCTATTCTCAGTTGTATGGGAAGACTCCGCCGGTCTATATGCTGGAGATAGGCGGGATGTCTTTTGAGCTGCGTGAGGGGCTTACTGCTGAAGGAACGGAGAATACTCTTGCTGCTGGTCAATTTTTGATAAGCTGGTTAAATGACTTCAAATCTGTTAAATCGACAAAAATATGACTGACGAGCAAATTCGCTTTTTGTGCTTGAACGATGAATTACGCAACGCAAATCTATTAATTACTGATGGCTTTGGCGCCCTTCAGGAGATCGGCCCAGGCAATGATTTTTACCATCTACCGCATCAACTCATGGCGAGTGGACTTGAGCGATTGATGAAGTGCTTCATTTCTGTGGTTTACCACGGTCAACATGGTGTATTTCCTGATATGCCATTCATGAAAAATCTTGGTCACAATTTAGAGGACCTTGCAAAGGAAATATGGCAAAACTATTATAGTGGTCGCAATCGTCCGTTTGTTGATACTGAGTACAACATTTTGACTTCAGATCAACACTTACG from Candidatus Electrothrix communis encodes the following:
- a CDS encoding Ni/Fe hydrogenase subunit alpha gives rise to the protein MAQKITIEPVTRVEGHGKVTIHLDDNHQVTESRLHIVEFRGFERFVCGRPFWEAPVLVQRLCGICPVSHHLAAAKAMDMLVGAGDGNGLTPVAEKMRRLMHYGQIFQSHVLHFFHLASPDLLFGMDADPERRNVIGVILEHPELAKQAVLMRKYGQEIIAATAGKKIHGTGAIPGGINKNLSLEDRDAFLNGINGNPDLSADKMIEWSEAALALLLDYHSSHTEFLDGFAAFSSNHLSLVRPDGALDLYHGIIRAVDPEGKRIVNDVDSRDYLDVVEEEVRSWSYMKFPYIKELGPKEGWYRVGPLARLNVCDFIPSPKAQAAFEQFRAYTKGKPNHMSMHYHWARLIETLHAAEMMKELLLDPDLQGTDLVIKGERCGEGIGLLEAPRGTLFHHYQVNEQDLITMCNLIVSTTNNNEPMNRAVNSAAVAQMTGKAEITEPMMNAVEVAIRAYDPCLSCATHAMGQMPLEVTLYDAAGAVVDQQRKGM
- a CDS encoding hydrogenase maturation protease, whose translation is MKAIPSMLVYGFGNPGREDDGAGVALAERIRAAALPGVTTDSNYQLNVEDALLLSEHDLVIFADATRSPVDRFSFYRLQPDPSVSFTTHAMSPGSVLALYSQLYGKTPPVYMLEIGGMSFELREGLTAEGTENTLAAGQFLISWLNDFKSVKSTKI